The Euphorbia lathyris chromosome 3, ddEupLath1.1, whole genome shotgun sequence genome contains a region encoding:
- the LOC136221886 gene encoding protein LATERAL ROOT PRIMORDIUM 1-like yields the protein MLGLHNIFLIAPPPIFPYSSHQIPNFNDDDNIPNSQYSWTNLKRYHHHHQQESSCARKEYSLNLGEDFENSNACKDCGNRAKKECEFRRCRTCCKSKGFGCATHVKSTWVSAARRKEVRRGGGGDGDGGGNSGTSSGGGGCKRPRENLNSASNSFSTSDNNVDAGSNFQDARFKQSLPRKVEAEAVLRCIRVAAIDGGEAEVAYQAMVNISGHIFKGFLYNQKNEYSRRNRDSTSPIVHQTDSSTQKLLNIASR from the exons ATGTTAGGCCTTCACAACATCTTCCTAATTGCTCCACCCccaattttcccttattcttcTCACCAAATCCCCAATTTCAATGATGATGACAACATTCCTAACTCCCAATATTCCTGGACAAACCTTAAACggtatcatcatcatcatcagcaagaATCTAGCTGTGCTAGAAAGGAATATTCCCTGAATCTTGGGGAGGATTTTGAGAATAGTAATGCTTGTAAAGATTGTGGAAATAGAGCTAAGAAAGAGTGTGAATTTAGGAGGTGTAGAACTTGTTGTAAGAGTAAAGGGTTTGGTTGTGCTACTCATGTGAAGAGCACGTGGGTTTCTGCTGCTCGGAGGAAGGAGGTCAGGCGCGGCGGTGGTGGTGATGGTGACGGTGGTGGGAATTCGGGGACGTCTTCTGGTGGTGGTGGTTGTAAAAGACCGAGGGAGAATTTGAACTCTGCATCTAATAGTTTTAGTACTTCTGATAACAATGTTGATGCTGGTTCCAACTTTCAGG ATGCAAGATTCAAGCAATCACTACCAAGAAAAGTAGAAGCAGAAGCAGTATTGAGGTGCATAAGAGTGGCAGCCATTGATGGTGGAgaagcagaggttgcatatcaAGCTATGGTCAACATAAGTGGCCATATTTTTAAGGGTTTTCTCTATAATCAGAAAAATGAATACAGTAGAAGAAACAGAGACTCCACTTCCCCAATTGTTCATCAAACAGATTCTTCCACTCAAAAATTGCTCAACATTGCTTCAAG GTAA